The Stygiolobus azoricus genome window below encodes:
- a CDS encoding GH116 family glycosyl hydrolase codes for MEFPSNCGIPIGSLGTGKIDFYKDLTIGNITIMNNWSNPLVSVKGFHIVDLNTNTFLQGNPARSSEIKFTVKTPEYIHADAFFPEVTYKIKNPNFTIRVFSPFIPGSLKDSSLPVIVFEVHGKGTIAISFPNITGSRRWGRVNYKVRRKINGVLMKNLRALQSDPAYGELFLGCEGCNVYVGHRHWIPAATEGMTEDLRVFDIKKLEKRDEIDKYEIQPYAREEISGIVWREVDGVVRFYLAWFFNGRPHHYPYGHYYENWFHSAVDVANYVHDKGLDVELDKSRDWINEAVRNSMYVLTYSWLTKDGRFAIYEDPKYSLLMNTIGGMTWDAVSFLLLELFPDLVKRMDEYFGQFIRYGEVPHDLGEESIEDPIYGASYPYAWNDLGPTWVLMIFRDYKYTDDIDFLRRNFDKMKSVIDWLVNRDEDGDGIPDSRGGFDNSYDGTYMYGASSYVGSLFTCALKAFIKAGEILGYDTSNYVKVLEKAKQTMLSLWNGKYFISWKHGEKQKDTCMNSQILGEFWCDLLESGSIVGDDKVTTALRSIYELNGRASPYCLVNSVNPDGSIDTSTDQMLSCWPRISFAVASHMILRGMVKEGLEIARKEWNTISNRYPWNQPSKINSFTGEHFGLPYYIGSLAIYLVKLALKKKGISIKD; via the coding sequence ATGGAGTTCCCCTCAAACTGTGGTATTCCTATAGGTTCTTTAGGAACTGGAAAAATCGACTTCTATAAAGACTTAACAATCGGGAATATAACCATTATGAACAACTGGAGTAATCCGTTAGTTAGTGTAAAAGGATTTCACATAGTGGACCTCAATACTAATACGTTCTTACAAGGTAATCCCGCACGTTCTTCAGAGATAAAGTTTACCGTCAAGACTCCTGAATATATTCACGCTGATGCATTTTTCCCCGAGGTTACTTACAAGATTAAGAACCCTAACTTTACCATTAGGGTTTTTTCTCCTTTCATCCCAGGCAGTTTGAAAGATTCGTCACTTCCAGTAATAGTTTTTGAAGTGCATGGAAAGGGTACGATAGCCATATCTTTTCCTAACATAACAGGTAGTAGGCGATGGGGGAGGGTAAATTACAAGGTAAGGAGAAAAATTAACGGAGTATTAATGAAAAACCTTAGGGCTCTACAGTCTGATCCAGCTTATGGAGAGTTATTTCTTGGCTGTGAGGGCTGTAACGTTTATGTAGGGCATAGACATTGGATACCTGCAGCTACTGAGGGAATGACAGAAGACTTAAGAGTGTTCGACATTAAAAAACTAGAAAAAAGAGACGAAATTGACAAGTACGAAATACAGCCTTACGCTAGGGAGGAAATATCTGGAATAGTCTGGAGGGAAGTTGACGGTGTTGTAAGGTTCTATTTAGCATGGTTCTTTAACGGTAGGCCTCATCACTATCCTTACGGGCATTACTATGAAAATTGGTTTCACAGTGCTGTAGACGTTGCTAATTACGTTCACGATAAGGGTTTAGACGTAGAGTTAGACAAAAGTAGGGACTGGATAAACGAAGCGGTAAGAAACAGCATGTACGTCTTGACTTACAGTTGGCTAACTAAAGACGGTAGGTTTGCAATATATGAAGATCCAAAATATTCCCTTTTAATGAATACAATAGGAGGTATGACATGGGACGCAGTTTCATTCCTTCTCCTCGAGCTCTTTCCTGATCTAGTTAAGAGAATGGATGAGTACTTTGGTCAGTTTATTAGGTACGGAGAAGTTCCTCACGATTTGGGAGAGGAGAGTATTGAAGATCCCATATACGGGGCATCTTATCCTTATGCTTGGAATGATCTTGGTCCTACGTGGGTACTTATGATATTTAGGGATTATAAATACACTGATGATATTGATTTCCTTAGGAGAAATTTTGATAAAATGAAGAGTGTTATCGATTGGTTAGTTAATAGGGATGAGGATGGTGACGGTATTCCTGACTCTAGAGGGGGATTTGATAACTCTTACGACGGTACATATATGTACGGAGCGTCCTCTTACGTAGGCTCACTCTTTACTTGTGCGTTAAAGGCATTTATAAAGGCTGGGGAAATATTGGGGTATGACACTTCTAACTACGTCAAAGTCTTAGAAAAAGCTAAACAGACAATGCTCTCCTTATGGAACGGGAAATACTTCATCTCATGGAAACACGGTGAAAAGCAGAAAGATACTTGCATGAATTCTCAAATACTTGGAGAATTCTGGTGTGACTTACTGGAGTCAGGAAGTATAGTCGGAGATGACAAAGTAACCACAGCATTAAGGAGCATATACGAACTAAATGGAAGAGCTTCACCCTATTGTCTCGTAAATAGCGTTAACCCAGACGGTAGTATTGACACATCTACAGATCAGATGTTGTCATGTTGGCCTAGAATATCTTTTGCTGTAGCATCCCATATGATATTAAGGGGGATGGTTAAAGAAGGTCTAGAGATAGCGAGAAAGGAGTGGAATACAATATCAAATAGATATCCTTGGAATCAGCCATCCAAGATAAACAGCTTTACTGGAGAACATTTCGGTCTACCGTATTACATAGGTAGTTTGGCTATTTACCTTGTTAAGTTAGCATTAAAGAAAAAGGGAATTAGTATAAAAGACTAG
- a CDS encoding aquaporin: MQIFKIRLALSLNEFHNLRFKNKVLINDEWQEKDKDIVLAIYTAGPIIGGHVNPNITLAFAVNGLMLFLHHISDFRNNYWRWGGVITS, translated from the coding sequence GTGCAAATTTTTAAAATTAGATTGGCTTTAAGTTTAAACGAATTCCACAATCTAAGGTTTAAAAATAAGGTTTTAATCAATGACGAGTGGCAGGAAAAGGATAAGGACATAGTATTAGCAATTTACACCGCTGGTCCTATTATTGGAGGACATGTAAATCCTAATATAACGTTAGCATTTGCTGTAAATGGATTGATGTTATTCCTTCATCATATCTCAGATTTTAGGAACAATTACTGGAGGTGGGGAGGTGTAATAACTAGCTAG
- a CDS encoding GH116 family glycosyl hydrolase, which produces MKYLHSYVLGSGIPLGGLGTGSLEIRADGRLYEWTIFNNGGYAERQDIRYTYYLTEMDSFIVAKQNKKVRLLQGYNYYHGGNPYTLPWLRPVKQVEFTGEPPIAYVKFIDDFIVSMKAFSPFIPGDVKNSSLPVAIFKLSSSNPTEFIFGIKNPYERGSIKVTDNTVIFTGDVEPKDPRYKGNLCLSVIAENATAITLGKQPDYEFWMRYKEEGELRVTEGNLYGMLKGSGKEVTYILSWYFPNHVLSDGKVLGHYYENFFTSCKEVSDHVKSNLNYLEGKTTKFHDLLYKPRGVEEWIADLLGSQLTTLIKTSWFGKDGFFGIWEGYFNTADERKYGDFPYTDGPLHTALNTIDVLTYAIYSLIVLFPELAKRILEQTKSIEDNTPLYAVYALAFKENREKYLERLEKDPSISTDLNKLLKVVKEIVKETGKDPKGRIAHFFTDGLNVDEYHRVDLNPEFVLMWYLTAKMTGDKDFLKRLYDKALSAIETTFKTQTYDGLIYHSLPAGFEWMRTVNNMLGVLPKAEGNTIYSLFARDLIPLSVQTYDDWTMLGITSFTSILWIAALQAFNEASSVLGKDKRYDYQSLVQKLKDYLWNGEYFDLWFDPLSGFRDKASCASQLLGHWYSTLLGLKFLDEEIIRKTLAFIMKYNFKEEEGVINGAYPDGFRPLGRAYKNALNLPSSPHFDTPWSGVEFYLASHLAYEGMIEEAKKVLKEIYERYALAGNFWDHLEWGSHYMRPLSAISVIPAFEGLKYDGFTNTLTITPNLEEIDWIFILPSAWGELKENNKEVKINVVHGELKVSKLYLKRKPIRITVNGESRNFRVIADMIELDKEIIAREGDEILMQLG; this is translated from the coding sequence ATGAAATACCTTCACTCCTACGTCTTAGGTTCCGGAATACCTTTAGGTGGTTTGGGCACTGGTTCGTTAGAGATAAGGGCTGATGGAAGGCTTTACGAATGGACAATATTTAATAACGGTGGTTATGCAGAGAGACAAGACATTAGATACACTTACTATTTAACAGAGATGGATAGCTTCATAGTAGCGAAACAAAATAAGAAGGTTAGGCTTCTTCAGGGATATAACTATTACCACGGTGGGAATCCCTATACTCTTCCTTGGTTGAGACCCGTAAAGCAGGTAGAGTTTACTGGAGAACCTCCTATTGCATACGTTAAATTCATAGACGATTTTATTGTAAGCATGAAAGCCTTCTCACCCTTCATTCCAGGTGATGTAAAAAACTCATCCTTACCAGTAGCTATATTCAAACTATCATCATCCAATCCTACTGAGTTTATCTTTGGTATTAAGAATCCCTATGAAAGAGGTTCTATAAAAGTCACAGATAATACAGTAATCTTTACTGGAGATGTGGAGCCGAAAGACCCGAGATATAAGGGTAATCTCTGTTTAAGTGTTATCGCAGAGAACGCAACTGCTATCACTCTGGGTAAACAGCCTGACTACGAATTCTGGATGAGGTATAAGGAAGAGGGCGAGTTAAGGGTAACTGAAGGGAATCTTTACGGTATGCTAAAGGGTAGTGGAAAAGAGGTAACCTACATACTCTCTTGGTATTTCCCTAATCACGTGTTATCCGATGGTAAGGTATTAGGACATTATTATGAGAACTTTTTCACAAGTTGTAAAGAAGTGTCAGATCACGTAAAATCAAATCTCAATTATCTCGAGGGTAAGACTACAAAGTTTCATGACCTACTTTACAAACCTAGGGGAGTAGAGGAGTGGATAGCAGATCTCTTAGGATCTCAACTCACAACGCTCATTAAGACAAGTTGGTTCGGTAAGGATGGGTTCTTTGGCATATGGGAAGGGTATTTTAACACAGCTGATGAGAGAAAATACGGCGATTTCCCTTACACTGACGGTCCCTTACACACAGCATTGAATACTATAGATGTGCTGACTTATGCTATATATTCTCTCATAGTCCTTTTCCCTGAACTTGCAAAGAGAATTCTCGAACAGACAAAGAGCATAGAGGATAACACTCCACTTTATGCCGTTTATGCATTAGCATTCAAAGAGAATAGAGAGAAGTACTTAGAAAGGCTTGAAAAAGACCCCTCAATTTCTACCGACTTAAATAAATTGTTGAAGGTAGTTAAGGAAATAGTTAAAGAGACTGGAAAGGATCCTAAAGGGAGAATAGCTCACTTCTTCACTGACGGTCTAAATGTAGACGAATATCACAGAGTAGACCTAAACCCCGAGTTTGTATTGATGTGGTATCTAACGGCTAAGATGACTGGTGATAAGGATTTCTTAAAGAGGTTATATGATAAGGCTTTATCTGCCATTGAGACAACATTTAAAACTCAGACTTATGACGGGTTAATTTATCACTCATTGCCTGCTGGATTCGAGTGGATGAGGACAGTAAATAATATGCTAGGTGTACTTCCCAAGGCGGAAGGAAATACTATTTACAGCTTATTTGCACGAGATTTGATTCCACTTTCAGTTCAAACCTACGACGATTGGACAATGTTAGGGATAACCTCTTTCACTTCCATACTGTGGATAGCAGCATTACAAGCGTTTAACGAAGCCTCATCTGTGTTAGGAAAAGACAAACGTTATGACTATCAAAGTTTAGTTCAGAAACTGAAAGACTACTTGTGGAATGGGGAATACTTCGACCTCTGGTTTGACCCCCTATCAGGATTCAGAGATAAGGCAAGTTGTGCCTCTCAACTATTAGGGCATTGGTATTCGACTTTGTTGGGGTTGAAATTCTTAGACGAAGAGATAATAAGGAAGACTTTAGCCTTTATCATGAAATATAACTTTAAGGAAGAGGAGGGAGTTATAAATGGAGCATATCCTGACGGATTTAGGCCATTAGGTAGAGCTTACAAAAACGCCCTTAACTTACCCTCAAGTCCTCATTTTGACACTCCTTGGTCCGGTGTTGAATTCTACCTTGCATCTCATTTAGCATATGAGGGGATGATAGAAGAGGCTAAAAAGGTTTTAAAGGAGATTTACGAACGTTATGCTCTAGCCGGGAACTTCTGGGATCATTTAGAATGGGGTTCACACTATATGAGACCTTTATCAGCGATCTCTGTTATCCCTGCTTTTGAGGGGTTAAAGTATGATGGGTTTACAAATACTCTCACGATAACTCCTAACCTAGAGGAGATAGACTGGATCTTCATCTTGCCTTCAGCTTGGGGAGAATTAAAGGAGAATAATAAAGAAGTTAAGATCAACGTAGTGCACGGAGAACTAAAGGTGTCTAAGCTATATCTTAAGCGTAAACCGATAAGGATAACTGTTAACGGTGAAAGCAGAAACTTCAGGGTAATAGCAGATATGATTGAGCTCGATAAAGAGATTATTGCAAGGGAGGGGGACGAAATCTTGATGCAATTAGGCTAG